From the genome of Onthophagus taurus isolate NC chromosome 5, IU_Otau_3.0, whole genome shotgun sequence, one region includes:
- the LOC111426413 gene encoding uncharacterized protein isoform X2, giving the protein MTEALEDLNYDFNYNLFLAKTMLTLLHNTTSCEMDAEIGVMNVQNGELRPPFLDNPPPGPLPPIAHMLPGGAEAMSGPDGKWTDASQLNEQKPLLYQHSPDGGAFLAAQPIPRCGAFCYLAVVSRSPKSP; this is encoded by the exons ATGACTGAAGCGCTCGAAGATCTCAATTACGATTTTAACTACAACCTATTCCTGGCGAAAACAATGCTGACACTTCTTCATAAC ACAACGAGCTGTGAGATGGATGCGGAAATTGGCG TAATGAACGTGCAAAATGGGGAGTTAAGACCACCGTTTCTAGATAACCCCCCTCCGGGGCCGCTTCCGCCAATAGCTCATATGTTACCTGGAGGTGCAGAAGCTATGTCTGGTCCTGATGGAAAATGGACCGACGCCAGTCAATTAAACGAGCAGAAACCCTTGTTGTATCAACATTCACCAGACGGGGGGGCTTTCCTTGCCGCGCAACCAATTCCGAGATGCGGAGCTTTTTGTTATTTGGCCGTTGTTAGTAGATCACCAAAATCACcgtaa
- the LOC111426395 gene encoding U5 small nuclear ribonucleoprotein 40 kDa protein has product MVIETKRKAEESALVPSSKKTRNELAVTNSKNKALVQTSVQRTSNLFSPIMLLEGHEGDVFSVEFHPEGQYLASSGFDRKILVWSVYGECENISMMSGHTGAIMEHHFSPDGSQIYTASTDYTLGLWDVPTAQKIKKFKGHTTFVNCVQGARRGPQYLVSGGDDFTVRLWDIRKKIPVATVNATYQVTAVSFNDTAEQIFSGGIDNDIKVWDVRKNEILYTMKGHTDTVTGLSLSPDGSYLLSNSMDNTLRIWDIRPYAPQERCLKVLTGHQHNFEKNLLRCSWSADSNKVSAGSADRFVYVWDVSTRRLLYKLPGHNGSVNDVDFHPNEPVLVSGSSDKQVYLGEIEA; this is encoded by the exons ATGGTGAtagaaacgaaaagaaaagcCGAAGAATCGGCTTTAGTCCCTTCTagcaaaaaaacaagaaatgaaTTAGCTGTAACAAACTCAAAAAATAAGGCTTTAGTACAAAcg tcTGTACAAAGAACTTCGAATTTATTCTCACCCATTATGTTATTGGAGGGACATGAAGGAGACGTTTTTAGCGTAGAGTTTCACCCCGAGGGGCAATATTTAGCATCGTCGGGATTTGATCGAAAAATTT tgGTATGGTCTGTATATGGTGAATGTGAAAATATATCAATGATGTCCGGACATACCGGGGCAATAATGGAACATCATTTTTCCCCAGATGGTTCACAAATATACACAGCAAGCACCGATTATACTTTGGGGTTGTGGGATGTACCGACagctcaaaaaattaaaaagtttaaaggACACACTACCTTTGTTAATTGTGTACAAGGAGCTAGGAGAGGTCCCCAATATTTAGTTTCTGGTGGGGATGATTTTACCGTACGATTATGGGATATTCGAAAGAAAATTCCAGTTGCAACAGTTAATGCTACTTACCAG gTTACAGCTGTTTCTTTTAATGACACAGCTGAGCAAATATTTTCTGGAGGAATTGATAACGATATAAAAGTTTGGGATGTTcgtaaaaacgaaattttatatacaatgAAGGGCCATACTGATACTGTAACAGGACTTTCTTTGAGTCCCGATGGGTCTTATTTGCTTTCAAATTCGATGGATAACACTTTGCGGATATGGGATATTAGACCTTATGCTCCACAAGAGCgttgtttaaaagttttaaccGGTCACCAAcacaattttgagaaaaatcttttaagatGTTCTTGGTCTGCGGATAGCAATAAAGTTTCGGCGGGATCCGCGGATCGTTTTGTTTATGTTTGGGACGTTTCAACAAGGAGACTGTTATATAAACTTCCAGGGCATAACGGTAGTGTTAATGACGTTGATTTTCATCCGAATGAGCCTGTTCTTGTATCAGGATCGAGTGATAAACAAGTTTATTTAGGCGAAATAGAAgcctaa
- the LOC111426411 gene encoding hydroxyacylglutathione hydrolase, mitochondrial has translation MFRILPESIQNGLTAAYFKVNSLRYNGLRGTHSKPSKFTLDKMRVCVLPALTDNYMYLIIDENTNQAAVVDPVEPETVLNAVKEEKVNLTKVLTTHHHWDHAGGNETLIKKSKGALQVFGGDHRIGALTNEVKHGDQFAIGDIHVTCLFTPCHTSGHICYYMNSAGQQPAVFTGDTLFIGGCGRFFEGTAEQMYCSLIEKLSMLPDQTRVFCGHEYTLQNLKFAQHVEPNNKVIEQKIAEAQAKRDNKEPTVPSTIGDEKKINPFMRVTEPSVQQHAGTGDAIETMRLIRKEKDTFKG, from the exons atgttTCGTATCCTACCCGAATCGATTCAAAATGGATTAACTGCggcttattttaaag TAAATTCGCTTCGATACAACGGTTTAAGGGGTACCCACAGCAAACCGTCGAAGTTTACTTTAGATAAAATGAGGGTGTGCGTTCTTCCGGCGTTAACAGATAATTACATGTACTTg aTTATCGATGAAAACACCAATCAAGCTGCGGTTGTTGATCCCGTTGAGCCCGAAACGGTTTTAAATGCTGTTAAGGAAGAAAAAGTTAATCTTACAAAGGTTTTAACAACACATCATCAttg ggATCATGCTGGTGGTAATGAGACTTTGATCAAAAAAAGTAAAGGCGCCCTCCAAGTTTTCGGGGGCGATCATCGCATCGGAGCCCTTACTAACGAAGTAAAACATGGTGATCAATTTGCAATCGGAGATATCCATGTTACTTGTTTATTTACGCCTTGTCACACCTCTGGACATATTTGTTATTACATGAATTCAGCCGGACAACAACCTGCTGTATTTACGGGCGATACTTTGTTTATTGGTGGATGTGGAAGATTTTTCGAAGGCACCGCCGAGCAAATGTATTGCTCGCTTATTGAAAAACTCAGTATGTTACCTGATCAAACACGAGTTTTTTGTGGGCACGAATATACGttacaaaatttgaaattcgCTCAACATGTTGAACctaacaataaagttattgaACAGAAAATTGCGGAGGCGCAAGCAAAAAGAGATAATAAAGAACCCACGGTTCCATCTACTATTGgagatgagaaaaaaattaatccgTTTATGAGAGTTACGGAACCTTCTGTACAACAACACGCTGGAACTGGGGATGCAATTGAAACAATGAGATTAATACGTAAAGAAAAAGATACTTTTAAAGGTTAA
- the LOC111426348 gene encoding ring canal kelch homolog, translating to MEQNNIDRDNPIERQGSCLLLRYASQNSLDESSQKHIPRTIGRDKPPYRNNKHTQRAFDVMDHMRRDLLLCDVTLVVEDIEIPAHKMILASCSPYFYAMFTNFEESKQDRINLQEIDPQALLLLVDYVYTSEVHVTEENVQVLLPAANLLQLTDVRDACCEFLQAQLHPTNCLGIRAFADLHGCLDLLNNAEAYIELHFPEVVECEEFLTLSHQQVSKLICSDRLTVPSEEKVFECVIAWVQHDLKKRQEHLSALMEHVRLPLMSQEYLVQRVEVEPLLKLDLKCKDFIIEALKYHLLKGDTTKISFKTPRTKPRQPVGLPKVLLVVGGQAPKAIRSVECYDFKEERWYQVAEMPSRRCRAGLAVINGKVYAVGGFNGSMRVHTVDVYDASTDQWNPCVSMEARRSTLGVAVLNGCIYAVGGFDGSTGLNSAEKFDIRTQEWSSIAAMSTRRSSVGVGVLNNLLYAVGGYDGTSRQCLSSVECYSPETDTWKIVCDMSSRRSGAGVGVLDGVLYAVGGHDGPLVRKSVEAYNPETDLWSSVTDMALCRRNAGVVAMAGLLYVVGGDDGSCNLASVEVYNPKADTWTMLPSCMSIGRSYAGVAIIDKPI from the exons atggaacaaAACAACATCGATCGTGATAACCCAATCGAGCGACAAGGAag ttgtTTGTTGTTAAGATATGCGAGTCAAAATTCTTTGGATGAAAGCTCCCAAAAGCATATTCCGAGGACAATCGGAAGAGATAAACCCCCATatcgaaataataaacatactCAAAGAGCTTTTGATGTTATGGATCATATGAGaag agATTTATTATTGTGTGATGTTACTTTGGTGGTTGAAGATATTGAGATACCCGCTCACAAGATGATTTTAGCCTCATGTTCACCATATTTTTATGCAATGTTTACAAATTTTGAGGAAAGCAAGCAAGATCGAATTAATTTACAAGAAATTGACCCCCAAGCTTTGTTGTTACTGGTAGATTATGTTTATACTTCCGAGGTGCATGTTACGGAAGAAAATGTACAG gtactTTTACCAGCCgccaatttactacaactaaCCGACGTAAGAGATGCTTGTTGCGAATTCCTACAAGCTCAATTACACCCAACAAATTGTTTAGGAATACGAGCTTTCGCAGATTTACACGGATGTTTAGATTTATTGAACAATGCAGAAGCCTACATCGAATTACATTTTCC gGAAGTTGTTGAATGCGAAGAATTTTTAACCCTCTCCCATCAACAAGTCTCAAAATTAATATGCAGCGATCGTTTAACGGTCCCATCAGAAGAAAAAGTCTTTGAATGCGTGATCGCTTGGGTTCAACACGACCTCAAAAAACGTCAGGAGCATTTATCCGCCCTCATGGAACACGTCCGCCTACCACTAATGTCCCAAGAATACCTCGTACAACGCGTCGAAGTAGAACCTTTATTAAAGCTTGATCTTAAAtgtaaagattttattattgaggcgctcaaatatcatttattaaaggGCGACACCAccaaaattagctttaaaactCCCCGAACCAAACCCCGACAACCCGTTGGTTTACCAAAAGTCCTTTTAGTTGTTGGGGGACAAGCACCAAAAGCAATCCGAAGTGTTGAATGTTACgattttaaagaggaaaggTGGTATCAAGTTGCTGAGATGCCTTCGAGGCGTTGCCGAGCGGGTTTAGCGGTTATAAATGGAAAAGTTTATGCTGTAGGGGGGTTTAATGGCTCAATGAGGGTTCATACTGTTGATGTTTACGACGCATCAACCGATCAATGGAATCCTTGTGTTAGTATGGAAGCTAGAAGGTCTACTTTGGGAGTTGCTGTTTTAAATGGGTGTATTTACGCTGTTGGTGGGTTTGATGGGTCTACCGGGTTGAATAGTGctgaaaaatttgatattcGAACTCAAGAGTGGAGTTCGATAGCTGCGATGTCTACAAGAAGGAGTAGTGTTGGAGTTGGTGTACTTAATAATCTTTTATATGcg gttGGAGGTTACGATGGTACTTCTAGACAATGTTTAAGTTCCGTAGAGTGTTACAGCCCGGAAACGGATACATGGAAAATCGTTTGTGATATGAGTTCTCGTCGTTCAGGTGCAG GAGTTGGAGTGTTAGATGGTGTTTTATACGCAGTCGGTGGTCACGATGGTCCTTTAGTTCGAAAATCTGTGGAGGCTTATAACCCGGAAACCGATTTATGGTCATCGGTGACTGATATGGCGTTATGCCGGAGAAATGCGGGGGTTGTTGCGATGGCGGGACTTTTATATGTCGTTGGTGGCGATGATGGATCATGTAATTTAGCTTCTGTTGAAGTTTACAATCCTAAAGCGGATACTTGGACGATGCTTCCGAGTTGTATGAGTATTGGTCGAAGTTATGCCGGAGTCGCAATAATCGATAAACCGATATGA
- the LOC111426394 gene encoding serine protease Hayan-like, translating to MSTRCVVCSEKIANILFVLLIIGFISLASSDVGDLCGDKLTGKCILVTDCKPAEEALRKRKHHGLERCGFKGDLEIVCCNEHRDVLVRRPDTRKSIIACKDFQNEISVTPFILGGINVSLGEYPHMASLGYEDETKDDYLYECGGALISDTYVLTAAHCLVRQDGKVPKIVRFGTVDILGEDDVKPQDIPVAEVFPHDDYSWHKRVHDIALVRLTKPIERNGYVKPICLHMKDDDPPELIVCGFGKMGNTREGSRFLLKTSLAPVNINDCNNTAQTRIAAKPVFDTQICATSSDDTSRDTCEGDSGGPMFIESKQVKGVSIPASLVGITSYGPLCGSKFPSIYTRVSKYINWIEEKVWP from the exons ATGTCGACTCGTTGCGTAGTTTGCAGCGAAAAAATCGCAAATATACTGTTCGTTTTATTAATCATCGGATTTATATCGCTCGCTTCAA gtGATGTAGGGGATTTATGTGGTGATAAATTAACGGGAAAATGTATTTTGGTAACGGATTGTAAACCAGCCGAGGAAGCTCTGAGGAAAAGAAAACACCACGGTTTAGAAAGATGTGGCTTTAAAGGCGATTTAGAGATAGTTTGTTGTAACGAACACCGCGATGTTCTCGTTAGACGTCCTGATACGCGAAAAAGCATCATAg cctgCAAAGATTTCCAGAACGAAATATCGGTTACGCCGTTTATTTTGGGAGGAATTAATGTATCTTTGGGGGAGTATCCCCACATG gcCTCTCTAGGTTACGAAGATGAAACCAAAGATGATTACCTTTATGAATGTGGAGGTGCTTTAATAAGCGATACCTACGTTTTAACAGCGGCTCATTGTTTAGTTAGACAAGATGG taaagtaccaaaaattgttcgtTTCGGAACGGTGGATATTTTGGGGGAGGATGATGTTAAACCCCAAGATATCCCAGTTGCGGAGGTTTTCCCGCACGATGATTATTCATGGCACAAAAGGGTACATGATATTGCTCTTGTGCGTCTTACTAAACCAATCGAGCGAAATGGTTATGTTAAACCGATTTGTTTGCATATGAAAGATGATGATCCACCCGAATTAATTGTTTGTGGATTTGGGAAAATGGGGAATAcaa GAGAAGGCTCTCGATTTCTATTAAAAACTTCGTTAGCTCCCGTAAACATAAATGATTGTAACAATACGGCTCAAACTAGAATTGCAGCAAAGCCAGTTTTTGACACACAAATTTGCGCGACATCTAGCGATGACACATCGAGGGATACTTGTgaa ggAGATTCAGGTGGGCCAATGTTTATCGAAAGCAAACAAGTTAAAGGAGTGAGTATACCAGCTTCGTTAGTTGGAATAACATCATATGGGCCATTATGTGGAAGTAAATTCCCTTCGATTTATACTCGCGTTTCAAAATACATCAATTGGATTGAAGAAAAAGTGTggccttaa
- the LOC111426408 gene encoding sodium-independent sulfate anion transporter codes for MSEEHLTDQKASILLGAKRINCTKLVKKRLPILTWLPNYSIIKFLQDTLAGISVGLTEVPQGIAYAIVAGLEPQYGLYSGFMGCFVYAILGSCKDVNIGPTAIMAAMIQPHVEILGAPGAILMTFLTGCIVFLLGLLNLGFLVRFFSYPVIAGFTSAASVQIGSTQIPSLLGIKRKANDFIDAWKIIFESIGDTLLWDAVLGVVCLVILLLMKELKRFGGLKYNPIWSRSRNFFGRISWVLSIARNALVVVVTTLLAYVLMLNDKQPFTLTGTLAEGLPNFKFPEFTIEHNGTTSSFGDIVSIYGSSLAFIPLVCILESVAISKAFSKGKTVDATQEMIAVGISNILGSFFGSIPVTGSFTRTAVNNSSGVRTTCGGIITGIIVLLALQFLTSSFYYIPKATLAAVIISAMINLFEYEAIFLLWKTKRLDLIPFTVTLVASLIIGLEYGILIGIATNLLFLLHSSMKPKLNIEKEKMPEGDVFIVTPTAARIHFPAAEYIRETIMKRCNPENDDKITENERVTVVIDGKYVTNLDATVAKNIKTLADDLKSRNQSIVFWNFKESVKKICTGVDNSMYQYFRDGNLKDIIENPALNRIHPESIVYITA; via the exons ATGTCTGAAGAGCATTTAACCGATc AGAAGGCCTCGATCCTTTTAGGAGCTAAACGGATAAACTGCACCAAATTGGTTAAAAAACGACTTCCGATATTAACATGGTTACCTAACTACagtattattaagtttttgcAAGATACTTTAGCGGGAATCAGCGTTGGTTTGACCGAAGTTCCACAAGGAATAGCTTACGCTATAGTTGCag GTCTTGAACCTCAATATGGTTTATACTCAGGTTTTATGGGTTGTTTTGTTTACGCAATCTTGGGTAGCTGCAAAGACGTCAACATCGGTCCAACCGCGATTATGGCAGCGATGATACAACCCCACGTAGAAATTTTAGGCGCCCCGGGAGCAATTttaatgacatttttaacTGGTTGTATCGTTTTTCTATTGGGTTTATTAAACCTAG GATTTTtagtaagatttttttcttacccGGTAATAGCTGGATTTACATCCGCCGCATCGGTACAAATAGGAAGCACGCAAATTCCGTCGTTATTAGGAATTAAACGGAAAGCGAACGATTTTATTGATGCatggaaaattattttcgaatCTATTGGAGATACGTTACTTTGGGACGCCGTTTTAGGTGTTGTTTGTTTGGTGATATTACTTTTAatgaaa gaattaaaaCGATTTGGTGGACTAAAATATAACCCAATTTGGAGTCGATCAAGGAACTTTTTCGGGCGAATTAGCTGGGTTTTATCAATAGCAAGAAATGCTTTAGTTGTTGTTGTAACAACCCTATTAGCTTATGTATTAATGTTAAACGATAAACAACCGTTTACATTAACTGGAACATTAGCCGAAGGGCTCCCTAACTTTAAATTCCCGGAATTCACCATTGAACATAATGGAACCACATCTTCTTTTGGAGATATTGTTTCAATTTATGGAAGTAGTTTAGCTTTTATACCGTTAGTTTGCATTTTGGAGAGTGTTGCAATCTCAAAAGCTTTTT cTAAAGGAAAAACTGTTGATGCAACGCAAGAAATGATTGCTGTTGGTATAAGTAACATTTTAGGATCATTTTTCGGCTCCATACCCGTTACTGGTTCTTTTACAAGAACTGCAGTTAACAACTCATCAGGAGTTAGAACGACATGCGGAGGAATAATCACTGGGATTATTGTACTTTTAGCgctacaatttttaacatccagtttttattatattccaAAAGCAACATTAGCCGCTGTTATTATCTCCGCTATGATTAATTTGTTTGAATATGAAGCAATCTTTTTATTATGGAAAACCAAAA gGTTAGATTTAATCCCTTTCACCGTAACATTAGTGGCATCGTTAATAATCGGATTAGAATATGGCATTTTAATCGGAATCGCTACCAATTTGCTTTTCCTTTTGCATTCGAGCATGAAACCTAAACTCAACATTGAAAAGGAAAAGATGCCAGAAGGTGATGTTTTTATCGTAACCCCAACGGCGGCAAGAATCCATTTCCCAGCTGCAGAGTATATTCGAGAAACGATTATGAAGCGGTGTAACCCAGAAAATGATGACAAAATCACTGAAAATGAACGCGTTACTGTTGTTATCGATGGAAAATATGTAACTAATTTAGATGCAACAGTAGCTAaa AATATTAAAACATTAGCTGACGATTTAAAATCAAGGAATCAATCGATAgtattttggaattttaagGAATccgttaaaaaaatatgcacAGGGGTTGATAACTCGATGTATCAGTATTTCAGGGATGgcaatttaaaagatattatcGAAAACCCCGCTTTAAATAGAATACATCCTGAATCAATTGTATATATTACTGCGTAG
- the LOC111426413 gene encoding uncharacterized protein isoform X1: MTEALEDLNYDFNYNLFLAKTMLTLLHNVSDRQRAVRWMRKLAVCNRTIDEMKLRNDFMYYLVMNVQNGELRPPFLDNPPPGPLPPIAHMLPGGAEAMSGPDGKWTDASQLNEQKPLLYQHSPDGGAFLAAQPIPRCGAFCYLAVVSRSPKSP; encoded by the exons ATGACTGAAGCGCTCGAAGATCTCAATTACGATTTTAACTACAACCTATTCCTGGCGAAAACAATGCTGACACTTCTTCATAACGTGAGCG atAGACAACGAGCTGTGAGATGGATGCGGAAATTGGCGGTTTGTAATCGAACTATTGACGAAATGAAATTGAGAAATGATTTTATGTATTACTTAGTAATGAACGTGCAAAATGGGGAGTTAAGACCACCGTTTCTAGATAACCCCCCTCCGGGGCCGCTTCCGCCAATAGCTCATATGTTACCTGGAGGTGCAGAAGCTATGTCTGGTCCTGATGGAAAATGGACCGACGCCAGTCAATTAAACGAGCAGAAACCCTTGTTGTATCAACATTCACCAGACGGGGGGGCTTTCCTTGCCGCGCAACCAATTCCGAGATGCGGAGCTTTTTGTTATTTGGCCGTTGTTAGTAGATCACCAAAATCACcgtaa